A stretch of the Rhizomicrobium sp. genome encodes the following:
- a CDS encoding acetolactate synthase large subunit: protein MNGAESLVRTLVASGVEVCFSNPGTSEMHFVAALDRVDGMRAILGLFEGAVTGMADGYGRMAEKPACTLLHLGPGLANGLANLHNARRAATPIVNVVGDHATYHAQYDAPLTSDIAGFARPVSAWVHSSPSALTVAADGARAVRAALEPPGQVATLILPADTAWNEAEGAAPALPRPAPSPVGDDAVTRAALALRNGKRTTVLVRGAALKERGLAAAGRIAAETGARLACDTFTARIQRGAGRVALARIPYFAEQIVEFFQDTEQLILVGAKPPVSFFAYPGKPSWGLPEGCAIHYLAQAHEDGTQALEVLADVLGAPKAPAGVAALKRPEGIADKFDQYSIGQVIARHLPEGAILSDEAATSGAGIALATVTAAPHDQLSLMGGSIGQGLPVATGAAVAAPGTKVVCVHGDGGAMYTLQALWTQARENLDVTTVIFANRSYAILNIELARVGAGNPGPKALSMLDLHRPDLDWTKLASGMGVEASRASNIRDFESQFAAAMTQTGPRLIEAVLG, encoded by the coding sequence ATGAATGGGGCGGAAAGCCTGGTGCGCACGCTGGTGGCGTCGGGCGTCGAGGTCTGTTTCTCCAATCCCGGCACCTCCGAGATGCATTTCGTCGCCGCGCTGGACCGGGTCGACGGCATGCGCGCGATCCTCGGTCTGTTCGAAGGCGCCGTCACGGGGATGGCGGATGGCTATGGCCGCATGGCGGAGAAGCCGGCCTGCACCCTGCTGCATCTGGGACCGGGCCTCGCGAACGGCCTCGCCAATCTGCACAATGCCCGCCGCGCCGCGACGCCGATCGTCAACGTCGTGGGCGACCACGCGACCTATCACGCGCAATACGACGCGCCGCTCACCTCCGACATCGCGGGCTTCGCGCGGCCGGTCTCGGCCTGGGTGCATTCCTCGCCGAGCGCATTGACCGTCGCCGCCGATGGCGCGCGTGCCGTGCGGGCGGCGCTCGAGCCGCCGGGCCAGGTCGCGACGCTGATCCTGCCGGCCGACACGGCATGGAACGAGGCGGAAGGCGCGGCGCCCGCACTGCCGCGTCCCGCGCCATCGCCCGTCGGCGACGACGCCGTCACGCGCGCCGCGCTGGCGCTGCGCAACGGCAAGCGGACGACCGTGCTGGTCCGCGGCGCTGCGCTGAAGGAACGCGGTCTCGCCGCCGCCGGCCGCATCGCCGCCGAGACCGGCGCGCGTCTCGCCTGCGATACCTTCACCGCCCGCATCCAGCGCGGCGCCGGCCGCGTAGCGCTGGCGCGCATTCCATACTTCGCCGAACAGATCGTCGAGTTCTTCCAGGACACCGAGCAGCTCATCCTGGTCGGCGCCAAGCCGCCCGTGTCGTTCTTCGCCTATCCCGGCAAGCCGAGCTGGGGCCTGCCGGAGGGTTGCGCGATCCACTATCTCGCGCAGGCCCATGAGGACGGAACGCAGGCGCTCGAAGTCCTTGCCGACGTGCTGGGCGCGCCCAAGGCGCCCGCCGGCGTCGCGGCGCTGAAACGTCCGGAGGGCATCGCCGACAAATTCGATCAATACTCGATCGGCCAGGTCATCGCCCGCCATCTGCCCGAAGGCGCCATCCTCTCCGACGAAGCGGCGACCTCGGGCGCGGGCATCGCACTCGCCACCGTCACCGCCGCGCCGCACGACCAGCTCAGCCTGATGGGCGGCTCGATCGGGCAGGGCCTGCCGGTCGCGACCGGCGCCGCCGTCGCCGCGCCGGGCACCAAGGTCGTCTGCGTCCATGGCGATGGCGGCGCGATGTACACGCTGCAGGCGCTGTGGACCCAAGCGCGCGAGAATCTCGACGTCACGACGGTGATCTTCGCCAACCGCTCCTATGCGATCCTCAATATCGAGCTCGCCCGGGTCGGCGCGGGCAATCCGGGGCCCAAGGCGCTTTCGATGCTCGACCTGCACCGGCCGGACCTCGACTGGACGAAGCTGGCGAGCGGCATGGGCGTGGAAGCGTCGCGCGCCAGCAATATCCGCGATTTCGAAAGCCAGTTCGCGGCGGCGATGACGCAGACCGGGCCGCGCCTGATCGAAGCCGTCCTGGGCTGA
- a CDS encoding helix-turn-helix domain-containing protein, whose amino-acid sequence MAQDLYTVDEVARLLGLHVKTIRNFVRDGRLKAVRIGKSYRIARADLETLTGAALRTPAPVRRHRHVEVGCVVDIDAVDKDTAYRLTTVLTASAQGRPAGDAPLRIDTIYDEERARLKVIVNGSIDSTRVVLASIKALAEP is encoded by the coding sequence ATGGCACAAGACCTCTACACCGTCGACGAAGTGGCACGCCTCCTTGGCCTGCACGTGAAAACCATCCGCAACTTCGTGCGGGACGGCCGCCTCAAGGCCGTGCGGATCGGCAAGTCCTATCGCATCGCGCGCGCGGACCTCGAGACGCTGACCGGGGCCGCCTTGCGCACCCCCGCACCGGTGCGGCGGCACCGCCATGTCGAGGTCGGATGCGTCGTGGACATCGACGCGGTCGACAAGGACACCGCCTATCGCCTCACCACCGTCCTGACCGCATCGGCACAGGGCCGCCCCGCCGGCGACGCGCCGTTGCGGATCGACACGATCTATGACGAGGAGCGGGCGCGGCTGAAGGTGATCGTGAACGGCAGCATCGACAGCACGCGCGTCGTGTTGGCATCGATCAAGGCGCTGGCGGAGCCGTGA
- a CDS encoding alpha-E domain-containing protein yields the protein MLSRVADSLYWMARYIERGEHTARVVAVKLESMVEQSREDADAAWHRVVEALSAEEFAPKAHDAYVITQALAFNRVNPSSLVASLRLARDNARQVREHLTTEVWEHLNKLYLRLQPVTTDAVWGHHPARVFREALEDFHTLEGVVYSTLSHNEGWHFIQLGRHIERAQLVSRLLDMHFRATPGSQPPKYFDWLVLLKFCTAFEPYSRAYTAQIRPEKIAEFLVFDAEFPHSLRFAVDRIVDALGKVAAAAPPARRAGVERLAGRLKATVDFGQIEELMAGQLVPFLADITRQCEQIHESVHLAYIAYGAETVL from the coding sequence ATGCTGAGCCGCGTCGCCGACTCGCTCTACTGGATGGCGCGCTATATCGAGCGCGGCGAGCACACCGCGCGCGTCGTCGCGGTGAAGCTCGAATCCATGGTCGAGCAGAGCAGAGAGGACGCCGACGCCGCCTGGCACCGCGTCGTCGAGGCGCTCTCGGCCGAGGAGTTCGCGCCCAAGGCGCACGACGCCTATGTCATCACCCAGGCGCTCGCTTTCAACCGCGTGAACCCGTCCTCGCTGGTCGCCTCGCTGCGCCTTGCGCGGGACAACGCCCGCCAGGTGCGCGAGCATCTCACCACCGAAGTGTGGGAGCATCTCAACAAGCTCTATCTGCGGCTCCAGCCGGTGACGACCGACGCGGTCTGGGGCCATCATCCCGCCCGCGTCTTCCGCGAGGCGCTGGAGGACTTCCACACCCTGGAAGGCGTCGTCTATTCGACGCTCAGCCACAATGAGGGCTGGCATTTCATCCAGCTCGGCCGCCATATCGAGCGCGCCCAGCTCGTCAGCCGCCTGCTCGACATGCATTTCCGCGCCACCCCCGGCTCGCAGCCGCCGAAATATTTCGACTGGCTGGTGCTGCTCAAATTCTGCACCGCCTTCGAGCCCTATAGCCGCGCCTACACGGCGCAGATCCGGCCCGAGAAGATCGCCGAGTTCCTGGTGTTCGACGCCGAATTCCCGCACTCGCTGCGCTTCGCGGTCGACCGCATCGTCGACGCGCTGGGCAAGGTCGCGGCCGCCGCCCCGCCGGCCCGCCGCGCCGGGGTCGAGCGCCTCGCGGGCAGGCTCAAGGCGACGGTCGATTTCGGCCAGATCGAGGAGCTGATGGCCGGCCAGCTCGTGCCCTTCCTCGCCGACATCACGCGGCAATGCGAGCAGATCCACGAAAGCGTCCACCTCGCCTACATCGCCTATGGCGCGGAGACGGTGCTGTGA
- a CDS encoding circularly permuted type 2 ATP-grasp protein, translated as MQHDALAHTEDFGGPDQHQPTRTCVPGRDAPYEQYALGKAYDEMFFADGTVRPHYAALDGRLTTLPAGELLRRQQACELSFLHQGITFTVYNDNQATERIIPTDLLPRIVTAQEWSRIERGLEQRIRVLNLFLRDIYGDARVLKDGVIPRSMIYGSKHYRREMRGLPVPHGAYVNVCGSDLVRNEAGDFVVLEDNLRVPSGVSYMLANRDVVRRAFPAVFRSMGVRQIEHYPNELLATLRSLAPFHEDVSIAVLTPGVFNSAYFEHAFLARQMGVELVEGRDLLVNDNVVYARTTSGLKRIDVIYRRIDDDFVDPLIFREDSSLGVPGLFNAYRAGNVVVANALGTGVADDKAVYAYVPRLIRYYLSEEPVLDNVETYLCREEKSLHHVLANLDKLVVKAVGESGGYGMLVGPHATKAERDAFGEKVKADPDNYIAQPTIQLSTAPTFVDGGVEPRHVDLRPFILHGEHTTIVPGALTRVALKRGSLVVNSSQGGGSKDTWVLSE; from the coding sequence ATGCAGCATGACGCGCTGGCGCATACGGAAGATTTCGGGGGGCCTGACCAGCATCAGCCCACCCGAACCTGCGTCCCCGGCCGCGATGCGCCCTACGAGCAATACGCGCTGGGCAAGGCCTATGACGAGATGTTCTTCGCCGACGGCACGGTGCGGCCGCACTATGCCGCGCTCGACGGCCGCCTGACCACGCTGCCGGCCGGCGAGCTGCTGCGCCGCCAACAGGCCTGTGAATTGTCCTTTCTGCACCAGGGCATCACCTTCACCGTCTACAACGACAACCAGGCGACCGAGCGGATCATCCCGACCGATCTGCTGCCGCGCATCGTCACCGCCCAGGAATGGTCGCGCATCGAGCGCGGCCTCGAGCAGCGCATCCGCGTCCTCAACCTCTTCCTGCGCGACATCTATGGCGATGCGCGCGTGCTGAAGGACGGCGTGATCCCGCGCTCGATGATCTACGGCTCCAAGCATTACCGCCGCGAGATGCGCGGCCTGCCCGTGCCGCACGGCGCCTATGTCAATGTCTGCGGCAGCGATCTCGTGCGCAACGAGGCCGGCGATTTCGTCGTGCTGGAGGACAATCTGCGCGTTCCCTCCGGCGTCTCCTACATGCTCGCCAACCGCGACGTGGTGCGCCGCGCCTTCCCGGCGGTGTTCCGCTCCATGGGCGTGCGCCAGATCGAGCACTATCCCAACGAGCTGCTGGCGACCCTGCGCAGCCTCGCGCCGTTCCATGAGGACGTCTCGATCGCGGTCCTGACGCCCGGGGTCTTCAACTCCGCCTATTTCGAGCATGCCTTCCTCGCCCGCCAGATGGGCGTCGAGCTGGTCGAAGGCCGCGACCTGCTGGTCAACGACAATGTCGTCTATGCCCGCACCACCTCGGGCCTCAAGCGGATCGACGTGATCTACCGCCGCATCGACGACGATTTCGTCGATCCCCTGATCTTCCGCGAGGATTCCTCGCTCGGCGTGCCCGGCCTGTTCAACGCCTATCGCGCCGGCAATGTCGTCGTCGCCAATGCCCTTGGCACCGGCGTCGCCGACGACAAGGCGGTCTACGCCTATGTCCCGCGCCTGATCCGCTATTACCTCTCCGAAGAGCCGGTCCTCGACAATGTCGAGACCTATCTGTGCCGCGAGGAGAAGTCGCTGCACCACGTCCTCGCCAATCTCGACAAGCTGGTGGTGAAGGCGGTGGGGGAGAGCGGCGGCTACGGCATGCTGGTCGGCCCGCACGCCACCAAGGCGGAGCGCGACGCCTTCGGCGAGAAGGTGAAAGCCGACCCCGACAACTACATCGCCCAGCCCACGATCCAGCTCTCGACCGCGCCGACCTTCGTCGATGGCGGGGTCGAGCCGCGCCATGTCGATCTGCGGCCGTTCATCCTGCATGGCGAGCACACCACGATCGTGCCCGGCGCGCTGACCCGCGTCGCGCTCAAGCGCGGCAGCCTGGTGGTGAACTCCTCCCAGGGCGGCGGCTCGAAGGACACCTGGGTGCTGAGCGAATGA
- a CDS encoding transglutaminase family protein, whose product MFYSIRHVTRFRYSRPVRESVMELRMQPRSEGPQSLRSFQLATNPRAQLYAYTDHLGNAVYHFNVLRDHEELRIEAQAVVEIGVIPALPERADALEWGRFNAYNLTDEHFDLMESSTYATLTPLLRGFIAAHGLDKPQGDPLSALKHLRKVIYDSFEYTAGITDAHSPIDVALKAGRGVCQDFAHIMIAVARSWGIPCRYVSGYLHHGRGSDRSGEDATHAWVEAYLPSLGWVGLDPTNDIMPAERHIRAAVGRDYADVPPTRGTYKGGAESELAIAVAVEPTQAPVRHEDFLRVARPMSAPRPTPSMPEHLYHQQQQQQ is encoded by the coding sequence ATGTTCTACTCCATCCGCCACGTCACCCGTTTCCGCTACTCCCGCCCGGTGCGCGAGAGCGTGATGGAGCTGCGCATGCAGCCGCGCTCCGAAGGGCCGCAATCGCTGCGCAGCTTCCAGCTCGCCACCAATCCGCGCGCCCAGCTTTATGCGTATACGGATCATCTCGGCAACGCGGTCTACCACTTCAACGTGCTGCGCGATCACGAGGAGCTGCGGATCGAGGCCCAGGCCGTGGTCGAGATCGGCGTCATCCCCGCTCTGCCCGAACGCGCCGACGCGCTCGAATGGGGCCGTTTCAACGCCTACAACCTGACGGACGAGCATTTCGACCTCATGGAGTCCTCGACCTATGCGACGCTGACGCCGCTGCTGCGCGGCTTCATCGCGGCGCATGGCCTGGACAAGCCGCAAGGCGATCCGCTGAGCGCGCTCAAGCATCTGCGCAAGGTCATCTACGATTCCTTCGAATACACCGCCGGGATCACCGACGCGCACTCGCCGATAGACGTGGCGCTCAAGGCGGGGCGCGGCGTCTGCCAGGATTTCGCGCACATCATGATCGCCGTCGCGCGCAGCTGGGGCATCCCCTGCCGCTATGTCTCGGGCTATCTGCACCATGGCCGCGGCAGCGACCGCTCGGGCGAGGACGCGACCCATGCCTGGGTCGAGGCCTATCTGCCCAGCCTCGGCTGGGTCGGGCTGGATCCCACCAACGACATCATGCCGGCCGAGCGCCACATCCGCGCCGCGGTCGGCCGCGACTATGCCGATGTGCCGCCGACCCGCGGCACCTACAAGGGCGGCGCCGAGAGCGAGCTCGCCATTGCGGTCGCGGTCGAGCCGACCCAGGCGCCGGTGCGGCACGAGGATTTCCTGCGCGTCGCCCGCCCGATGAGCGCCCCGCGCCCGACACCCTCGATGCCGGAGCACCTCTATCACCAGCAGCAGCAACAGCAGTGA